One Paraburkholderia sp. PREW-6R genomic region harbors:
- a CDS encoding MFS transporter, whose translation MSAQAVLSAVRARHHYVRYNVLALILLVTAVNLGDRANLSIAGAPLAKELGLGSVQMGYVFSAFAWSYVIGQLPGGWLLDRFSSIKVYAAALFMWSFFTFLQGYVDLLSTATAVAALFALRFLVGLVEAPIYPANNYIVAAWFPLQERGLATSIFSSAQYVAVVLFVPLMGTLSHVLSWHWVFWFMGGFGMLLAVYWLAAMRAPDRHPRVSAGELAYLRENGAMIDIEANKRTGKVGAAPAGSLVVLLKSRMMAGVYLGQYCITALQYFFITWFPIYLVKGRGMDLLHVGFVATLPAICGFTGSILGGAISDRVLKRGGTVTMARKIPFVSGMLLASLLVLCNFSDSTAVIVALMSLALFGKGLAQVGLAVVVDTSPPEIVGLATGLFGVAGNIAGIITPIAIGYLLALTHSFIGAMYFVGAHAMVGALAYIFIVGKLERLELPPALRAAATGGAA comes from the coding sequence ATGAGTGCGCAGGCTGTTCTCAGCGCGGTACGCGCGCGGCACCACTACGTGCGTTACAACGTGTTGGCGCTCATTCTTCTCGTCACCGCCGTGAATCTCGGCGACCGCGCCAATCTGTCGATCGCGGGTGCGCCGCTCGCGAAAGAACTTGGCCTCGGTAGCGTACAGATGGGCTACGTCTTCTCCGCGTTCGCGTGGTCGTACGTGATCGGGCAATTGCCGGGCGGCTGGCTGCTCGACCGGTTCAGTTCGATCAAGGTGTATGCCGCCGCGCTGTTCATGTGGTCCTTTTTCACGTTCCTGCAGGGCTACGTCGATCTGCTCTCCACGGCAACCGCCGTGGCCGCGCTATTCGCGTTGCGATTTCTCGTCGGTCTCGTGGAAGCGCCGATTTATCCGGCGAACAATTACATCGTCGCCGCGTGGTTTCCGTTGCAGGAACGCGGGCTTGCCACATCGATCTTCAGTTCCGCGCAATACGTGGCCGTGGTGCTCTTCGTGCCGTTGATGGGTACGTTGAGTCACGTCCTGAGCTGGCACTGGGTGTTCTGGTTCATGGGCGGCTTCGGCATGCTGCTCGCCGTGTACTGGCTCGCGGCAATGCGCGCGCCCGACCGGCACCCGCGCGTGAGCGCGGGCGAACTCGCGTATCTGCGTGAAAACGGCGCAATGATCGACATCGAAGCGAACAAGCGCACAGGCAAAGTGGGGGCCGCGCCGGCGGGCTCGCTCGTCGTGCTGCTGAAAAGCCGCATGATGGCCGGCGTCTACCTCGGCCAGTACTGCATCACCGCGCTGCAGTATTTTTTCATCACATGGTTTCCGATTTACCTCGTCAAAGGCCGTGGCATGGACCTGCTGCACGTCGGATTTGTCGCGACGTTGCCGGCTATTTGTGGTTTCACCGGCAGCATTCTGGGCGGCGCGATTTCCGACCGCGTGCTCAAGCGCGGCGGCACCGTGACGATGGCACGCAAGATTCCCTTTGTCTCGGGCATGCTGCTCGCCAGCCTTCTCGTGCTGTGTAATTTCTCGGATTCGACCGCAGTGATCGTCGCGCTCATGTCGCTCGCGCTGTTCGGCAAAGGGCTCGCCCAAGTCGGGCTCGCGGTCGTGGTGGACACGTCGCCGCCGGAGATCGTCGGACTTGCGACGGGGCTGTTCGGCGTGGCCGGCAATATCGCCGGGATCATCACACCGATCGCCATAGGCTATCTGCTCGCGCTCACTCATTCGTTTATCGGCGCGATGTATTTCGTGGGCGCACACGCGATGGTCGGCGCGCTCGCCTACATCTTCATTGTCGGCAAATTGGAGCGGCTCGAATTGCCGCCTGCGCTGCGCGCGGCGGCCACGGGAGGCGCGGCGTGA
- a CDS encoding D-glycerate dehydrogenase, which yields MLSRPMQPAVESRATERFDAYVPDHALSAEELVCIAKAHGAEGLLFSGALHLNAALVAQLPRSVRVAATTSVGFDHIDLDAAAAAGIVVTNAPVVTECTADATLLHMLAASRRAREHLQVLQDGWGRSLGLSELLGYRVSGSVLGMVGMGRIGQAVAQRARGFGMTIFYHSRRRVSEADEQGARYFASLNGMLPHAQILSLHVPATPAAAPLIGRDELALLPRGAIVVNTARGSLIDEDALIDALHSGHIAAAGLDVFRGEPHFDRRFLDLPQVFMTPHTGSATVQTRNDLGFRGLDNIADALAGQTPRDALNRPASMRT from the coding sequence ATGTTGTCGCGACCCATGCAGCCCGCCGTCGAGTCGCGCGCGACAGAGCGGTTTGACGCGTACGTGCCGGATCACGCGTTGTCTGCCGAAGAACTCGTGTGTATCGCAAAGGCACACGGTGCGGAAGGCTTGCTGTTTTCCGGCGCGTTGCATCTCAACGCGGCGCTGGTCGCCCAGTTGCCACGCAGCGTACGCGTGGCTGCGACCACGAGCGTCGGCTTCGATCATATCGATCTCGACGCGGCCGCTGCGGCGGGCATCGTCGTGACGAACGCGCCTGTTGTCACCGAATGCACGGCGGACGCGACCCTGCTGCATATGCTGGCCGCAAGCCGCCGCGCGCGCGAACATTTGCAGGTGCTGCAGGATGGCTGGGGCCGCAGTCTCGGCCTGAGCGAATTGCTCGGGTATCGCGTGAGCGGCAGCGTGCTCGGCATGGTCGGCATGGGGCGAATCGGGCAAGCAGTCGCGCAACGCGCGCGTGGTTTTGGGATGACGATTTTCTACCATAGCCGCAGACGTGTGAGCGAAGCGGACGAGCAGGGCGCACGTTATTTTGCGTCCCTGAACGGCATGCTGCCGCACGCGCAAATCCTGTCACTGCACGTTCCCGCAACGCCAGCAGCCGCGCCGCTGATTGGCCGCGACGAGTTGGCGCTGCTGCCGCGCGGCGCGATCGTCGTGAACACCGCGCGCGGCTCGTTGATTGACGAGGACGCGTTGATCGACGCATTGCATAGCGGTCACATAGCCGCAGCGGGTCTGGACGTGTTCCGCGGCGAACCCCATTTCGACCGGCGTTTTCTCGATCTACCACAAGTCTTCATGACGCCGCACACCGGATCGGCGACCGTGCAAACGCGCAACGACCTCGGCTTTCGCGGACTCGACAACATCGCGGACGCGCTCGCGGGACAGACGCCCCGCGACGCGCTGAATCGTCCCGCTTCAATGAGAACCTGA
- a CDS encoding Ldh family oxidoreductase: MTASNNGKANEKRFAHGDLVEFATRALQARGMRADHAEQVAWRLIDADLLGHRSHGFWLLATYLERLEAGQIATQGEVRTLNDSPAAFAWHANRLPGAWVMQQAIGQLRQRAQSQAIVCATIAECSHIGCLQSYLLPLVADNLLVMLSATNAGIASVAPFGGIDPVLTTNPIAFGIPTRGEPMLIDQCTSLGSNTFFAAFAQRGDKLPGQWLLAANGEPTDNPHVLADTPPGTVLPLGGTEFGYKGFGLGLAVEALTLALPGSGRRTHPDKFGQGVFIQAINPAMLGGLDAFLDETTHLANACRASRVRPGAAPVRLPGERALALRRRQLAEGITLGTDVLARTAAWATTLDLTMPSECMAAHAH; the protein is encoded by the coding sequence ATGACAGCATCGAACAACGGTAAGGCAAACGAAAAGCGCTTCGCGCACGGTGATCTCGTGGAGTTCGCAACCAGAGCGTTGCAGGCGCGCGGCATGCGCGCCGACCACGCCGAACAGGTGGCGTGGCGACTGATCGACGCTGATCTGCTTGGCCATCGCAGTCACGGTTTCTGGTTGCTCGCCACGTATCTCGAACGGCTTGAAGCAGGGCAGATCGCCACGCAAGGCGAAGTGCGCACGCTCAACGATTCGCCCGCCGCCTTCGCGTGGCACGCGAACCGGTTGCCGGGCGCGTGGGTGATGCAGCAGGCGATCGGACAGCTGCGGCAACGCGCGCAATCGCAGGCCATTGTTTGCGCGACGATCGCCGAGTGCTCGCACATTGGTTGTCTGCAAAGCTACCTGCTGCCGCTCGTCGCGGACAACCTGCTCGTCATGCTGTCCGCGACGAACGCCGGTATTGCGTCGGTTGCGCCGTTCGGCGGGATCGACCCCGTGCTGACCACCAACCCGATCGCGTTCGGCATTCCGACGCGCGGCGAGCCCATGCTCATCGACCAATGCACGTCGCTCGGCAGCAATACGTTTTTCGCCGCATTCGCGCAGCGCGGCGACAAACTGCCGGGCCAATGGCTGCTCGCCGCGAACGGCGAGCCGACCGACAATCCACATGTGCTTGCCGACACACCACCCGGCACGGTGTTACCGCTCGGCGGCACGGAGTTTGGCTATAAAGGCTTCGGCCTCGGACTCGCCGTGGAAGCGTTGACGCTCGCGCTGCCAGGATCCGGCCGCCGCACGCATCCCGACAAATTCGGCCAGGGCGTCTTCATTCAGGCAATCAATCCGGCGATGCTCGGCGGTCTCGACGCGTTCCTCGACGAAACCACGCATCTCGCGAACGCCTGCCGCGCGAGCCGCGTGCGTCCTGGCGCGGCGCCCGTGCGTTTGCCGGGCGAACGTGCGCTCGCGTTGCGCCGTCGTCAACTTGCGGAGGGAATCACGCTCGGCACGGACGTGCTCGCGCGCACCGCCGCGTGGGCCACGACACTCGATCTGACGATGCCGTCGGAATGCATGGCCGCGCACGCCCACTGA